The following are encoded in a window of Peromyscus maniculatus bairdii isolate BWxNUB_F1_BW_parent chromosome X, HU_Pman_BW_mat_3.1, whole genome shotgun sequence genomic DNA:
- the LOC143270851 gene encoding uncharacterized protein LOC143270851, which translates to MASKNENGEEIAEVSTLEATMAMVGGNPSGGDGCCEVELNNGGRQVREGQNNSEEGSMDPKSSSSEHHQEEPRPSTEPVIRIPRRRSSQRRRRTTFKFTLWQVEEMEKLFKETKYPHALARKELAQVLNIPEVKVKTWFVHRRAEERKSEKSVVLQSIPSRIEKVLILRDRDSYP; encoded by the exons ATGGCTAGCAAGAATGAGAATGGTGAGGAGATAGCTGAGGTCTCCACCTTAGAGGCTACCATGGCGATGGTGGGTGGCAACCCTAGTGGAGGTGACGGCTGCTGCGAAGTTGAACTAAATAACGGGGGCCGCCAGGTCCGTGAGggccaaaacaactctgaggagGGCAGTATGGACCCGAAATCCTCTTCGTCAGAGCATCACCAGGAGGAGCCAAGGCCCTCAACCGAGCCAGTGATTAGGATTCCCAGGCGCCGTTCCTCACAAAGGCGGCGGCGAACAACATTCAAATTCACACTGtggcaggtggaggaaatggaaaaattgttCAAAGAAACCAAGTACCCACATGCGCTGGCCAG gaaagaaCTTGCACAAGTTTTGAATATTCCTGAAGTCAAAGTGAAG acatggtttgtccatcggagagcagaagagaggaagagtgagaagAGTGTAGTATTACAGAGCATCCCTTCTCGTATTGAAAAGGTCCTTATCCTTAGGGATAGGGACTCCTATCCCTAG
- the LOC143270748 gene encoding homeobox protein Rhox13-like — MSLGPEGDHSNQVAMEADPEEPAIFLAEVPRHQPSRHQIRFHFTQWQVQEMETIFQETQYPDVLTRRVLARSMNVPEAKVQTWFNNRRAKQRASEKKAMLRSAPPGIQDHISMKDVEEP; from the exons ATGAGCCTGGGTCCTGAAGGTGACCACAGCAACCAGGTTGCCATGGAGGCAGACCCAGAGGAGCCAGCCATCTTCCTGGCTGAGGTTCCAAGGCACCAGCCCAGCAGGCACCAAATCCGGTTCCACTTCACACAGTGGCAGGTGCAGGAAATGGAGACCATTTTCCAAGAAACCCAGTACCCAGATGTGCTCACAAG ACGGGTGCTTGCCAGAAGCATGAATGTGCCCGAAGCCAAAGTGCAG ACTTGGTTTAACAACAGGAGAGCCAAAcagagggccagtgagaagaAAGCGATGCTCAGGAGTGCACCACCTGGGATCCAAGACCACATTTCCATGAAGGACGTGGAGGAGCCCTAG